tctttttataatgagagcgtaactacgtttgtatggagaaccgagcatTCTGCCGATtaagtaggtacgagtacagACGCATGAAATGACTATTAACTTTGCCTATACATTGTTCGTCACGCTGCAGATCAAAAATCACGTGCAACCGAAATATTTCTCAAGTCCTCGGTCATTTTATCCAAACCGTACGTGTTTGTGGCGCAAAAAACTCCTCATGCAAGCACGAATGGGGCTTCAAATACCCTCTGTTAGCGATGCGCTcactataggtacatatgtaactagttaaagtttatttttaaggaaaagttgccatgttaaatacatacttagttacTAATACTTAAGGTTCAAAATTGTATGACATGTTATGCAAGTAATGTGCACTACGTTGCTATGCGCCGGCGGCAGTCCGCTGCTAGACGCGATCGGTTTAACTCGACCCTGTATccgaaagttaaaataaaagtttcattgtCAAGTTTACTCCTGCTTTTCATTCCTCGCGCCAGTGCCTACCATTAACAAAGTGATCTTCGAACCGGATAATGCCGATACACCGAACGCCTTCAAAAATGGAAACGCGTAGTGCGAAGGCACGTCGGGAGCACGCGGAACACATGGCGCGCGAGCAAGAACAAAGAAAAAGTGAGGTTATACCGCCGTGCAATGAAACTACGCCCGAAAAAATCGAGAAACCTTTGGATCCGATGGTCAAGAAGTTtctacaatacaaattaaatgcGACAAGCAGCATAAAGTCTGAACCAATGCAGCAATTTAAGCCAATTCCCGACATAAAGCCTGCCGCGTCACATGTGGGTGTCGTCCCGAGCAGCAAGGGCTCACGAAGATCGTCAGCCTCTAAAGAAGCCAGGCGAAAGCAATTAATTTTGGACGCCGCAAAGGAAAAGGCTGCGATTCAAATGGATCTAATTAATAAAACCTTAGACGCGCAACTTGCAGCTCTTAATAGTGACGAAGAGGACCTAGAAGAATACAGTTCACAATTCGATGGCAATGCACCTCTTCGCAAAGATATCAATGCGTGGGTTGAGCACCAAAGCATCCACACGGAACTACCTGAGGAGCAGCAAGCCCCCGACAATGGAGTCACAACGGACGCGCTGCACATTTCAGTTCCAGCACAGATGCCTGCACCTGTGATACCCTCTGCATTCACCGAGCAAGCTCAGCCGAGGCCAGCGTCTAGCTtagcgccgcgcgccgccgccgatgGCTTCATGCCGGCAGCGCCGCCTGCGCCCGAAGGTACCGTCAGTGCGCTCAACCAAACAGTGCAATTATTAGCCGGCGCACTAAAAGACCTATCGACCGCTAGCAATCAAGTGCCTAACGCCAGTTTACTCAGCCGCATTAGCACGCCTAAGGACCTACCTGAATTTTCTGGTGACCAATTAGAATGGCTTCAGTTCAAACAGGCGTACCAGGAGTCTACTGAGGTCTGTAGATTTACAGATAAAGAAAATTTATGGAGGCTTCGTAAATGTCTTAAAGGAGCCGCACGTGATGCTGTCACTGCATTATTTATCAGCGCCACGTCGCCCGACCGGGTAATGTCGACCTTGGAGCTACGTTTTGGAAACCCCGACAGCATCATTTCTCGTGTTCTGCAAGACATCAAGAAGCTACAGCCTTTGCAACTCGAATATCATAAGGATATAGTTATGTTCGCAGTGAAGGTTCAAAATTTCGTAGAAGCTGTGCGAGCAGTAGGACGCGAGGAGTACCTACATGGCATGAATATCGTCTCCATCATCCTATCCAAGCTGCCCACTGTGCTTATCTCCAAATGGTCGGACTACAGTTTTAAACTTCTCCAAGATGCCCAGAAATCGAGGTTAGTCATTCTATCGGATTTTCTTAATGACGAAGCATTAAAGATTTCTACAACTGCAAGTTTTTTAACAACTACGCGCAGcgatatgtataaaaacaaatctagCGAACATTCATCTTCCCGTACACAAACTGTTTTACTACAAACTGAAGAAGGcgatttaaaatgtttattttgccGAACAGCTGTGCATAAGATAACGGAATGCAAACCATTTAAGAAGGCGTTGCGAAAAGTACGGTGGcaacatgtaaaaaaacatgGTTTATGCTACAAATGCATTATCTCCAAGCATGAACGCGATACTTGCAAGGCCCCTGCGTGCGACAAGGACGGCTGCGGAGCTCCACATCATCGCTTTCTACATTATCCGGTAAACAACAGTGCTCGTGACGTCATGGCGGCGCCCGCACCGCTGCCGAGTGCAAGTGCACCGAATAATAGTACCGCGATAAAAGAAGCCGCGCCGCGCGAACCCGCGTTCAAGCCAGTGATGGAAACTTTAACTCATATAAAAGCGACCGACAGCAGAGTGTTGTTAAAAGTAGTACCAGTGCGTGTGCAGGGACCTAACGGTATGGTAAATAGCACCGCGCTATTGGACGATGGATCTTCCGTCTCGTTAATAAGTGCTAATCTCGCGCGACGCGTCGGTCTACGTGGTAATTCACAGACATTGCGAGTTCACGGTGCGTTTAAAGATAACGAACTTGAGTACAAATCGACAAAAGTGAATGTCGACCTTAAAGGTATGGACAATAAGGTTTATAATGTTAAATTGCGTTGTGTTGAAGAATTGAGTTTGCCAATACAAACATTGTCTgttttaaaattagttaattactCTCACTTAGCtgatataaaacataaattttgcaCCACTGATTCAGAACCTGAATTATTATTAGGTCAAGATAACTTACATGTTGTAATACCTATTCAAATACGGGAGGGCAAATATAATGAGCCATCAGCTACACTCACCCGCCTCGGCTGGAGTGTCCATGGGAAAGTGTGCGTGCCGCggactgtccgtccgtccaggGGCCCGCCATCTGTCGCTGTGCATACTAACCTTTTTATTGCAGATAGCGGAGCAGATCACGATACCACATCAGATGAGTGCCTCCTAAGGGAAATCCACGAAGATGTTAGGCGCTCATTTTTGCTAGATTCCATGGGCGTGACGACGCACGTGCGGCAAAAGGCCGACGACGCCCGCGCCGTCGCGCAGCTGGAGCGCTCCGCCGAGCTCATCGATGGGCGTTGGTACGTCGGCCTTCCGTGGAAGGACGAACACCGCCCCATGCCCGACTCCCGCCCAAACGCGCTTACCAGGATGAAGGGTATTGAGCGCAAAATGGGTAAGAATCCAGGTTTCGCCGAAAGGTACCGTGAAAGGGTCAATCATTTGTTAAAAAATGATTACGCTATGGAACTAATTAACACCGAGGTCACGCCGAAGACTTATTACTTACCTCATTTCGGCGTAGACAACCCCAATAAGCAAAAACTTCGTCTGGTCTTTGATGCTGCAAGTCAGGTAAGTGGTAGCTCCCTGAACGATTATTTGCTCACAGGACCTGACCTATTGTCATCACTTTTAGGTATAATGCTGCGCTTTCGGGAACATCCAATTGCAGTAACAGGTGACATTAGAGACATGTTCTTGAGAGTCAAGATCCATCAAGATGACCAGGACGCGCTGAGGTTTCTGTGGAGAAACAACCCCACAGAAAACATGAAGACGTACGCGATGACGTCACTTATTTTCGGCGCAAATTGTGCTCCATTTGTCGcgcaatttgtaaaaaataaaaacgcccAGCGATTTGAATCGTCATTTCCCGCCGCCGTCGATGCCATCGTCAACTCGCACTACATGGACGACTACATCGACAGCCTGCCCGACGAGGCGACAGCGATCGAAATGGTAAAAAATGTCAGTTATATCCACAGGGCGGGCGGCTTTGAAATAAGAAATTGGACGAGCAACAGCGTCGCAGTTTTAAACAGCGTGCCAAAGGAGACCTTAGGCACTGCTGCTGTAAGGTTCAAAGTCGGCCAGCAACATGAGAGCGAGCGTACCTTAGGTCTCATTTGGTACCCTGCTGATGACATATTGGGCTTCGATCTGTCATTAAAACGTATACCGAGCGACGTACTTGAAGGTGAGAATAGGCCTACGAAACGTGTAATGTTAAGAGTAATTATGTCAATATTTGATGTACTAGGTTTTTTAGCACCCTTCACGATTCAAGGCCGAATTATGCTTCAAGAGGCTTGGCGCTTACAGGTGGATTGGGAGGATTTCATTCCAGACCAAATTTATCACAAGTGGCGAAAATGGGTCGACCTTTTGAAGGTAATTAAAGATATCCGTATACCTAGGTGGTACTGCACAGCCGCGCGCAATGCGGTAAGGGACAGCCAATCGGCTACAGCGCGTGCGAGCGAAATGCAAGATTGTGTGGATCTCGTCGCAACGGCACGTACCTCTCCCCCTGCGACCCACGCACCTACGCACAGTGCTACGAAATGCTACGAGGGCGTAGCGGCATCTACATCTGCTACGACCGCATCGAGTAGTAAGtactcatattataataatttacaaatgcatttttttagCGATGCATCTTCTCAGGCGATGTCAGCTGTGGGCTATTGGCGCTGGGAGGATAACGGCACTATTTATGTTGCATTTATTGCCAGCAAAAGCAGAGTTATGCCGATAAAACAGCTGACTATACCGAAGGCTGAGCTGCAAGCTGCATTGTTGTCTGCAAGACTAGCCAATGCAATTGGAAGGGAGCACAAACTGACGTCAACGAGGCGTTACTTCTGGTGTGACTCCTCAACTGTATTACATTGGATTCTCAACAAAAATCGTACGTATAAGGCCTTTGAAGCAAATCGCTTGGGGGAGATTGACGACCTTACCCGCGTTGACGAGTGGCGGTACATTCCTACGAAACTAAATGTTGCCGATTTAGCGACGCGGGACTCGTTTGATCTAGCCCTACAGAGCGAGTGGTTTAAAGGTCCTTCTTTTTTATACGCTGACGAAAGTCTATGGCCAAAGGATATAATACCGACCTGTAACGAGGAGGAGACAGGGGAATGCGTAGCAGTCGTCCAGGTGCGTGACGAACCTGCATGCATACCAGTGCCGGACCCACAGCGCTTCTCTTCGTGGCTTCGTCTCACCCGTGCCACGGCGGCAGTGCTAAAGTTCATCGCTAGGTGCAAAGGTCAGGCGGTCGAGATCGATTGCGCAATGATGGAGCGCGCTGAGATACTTTTACTAAAACACGCGCAAAACGAGTCTTTTGGGGAAGACTTAGCCAGAATTAAGGCGCACGGGGCTTTACATCGCGCAAgtaagttattaaaattatcaccCATTTTAGACGAACATGAACTACTTCGCGTGGGCGGGCGCATTGACGCCGCATCAGATGTGCCTCTGGACGTCAAGAGACCCGTGATCCTGGACGGCCGTCATCAGGTAGCACGCTTAATCGTCCGGCATTACCATGTGAAAGCGGCCCACGGAAGTCAGGAGATGGTGGTAAACGAAATAAAGCAAAGGTATTGGGTACTTAGACTTCGACCTACTGTAAAACTCGTGACGTCAAGGTGCATGCTGTGCAGGATAATGAAGAGCAAACCTCAGGTACCGCGCATGGGCGATTTACCACAGGCCAGAATAGAACACCATCAGCGACCCTTTTTTCACTGTGGGTTGGACCTTTTTGGGCCAATGGAGGTCGCGGTGGGTCGCCGCAGAGAGAAAAGATATGGTGTTCTATTCACATGCCTCACAGTGCGGGCGATTCATATCGAGCTGGTTGCCTCCCTTACATCCGACTCGCTTATCATGGCGTTGCGACGCatggcggcgcggcgcggctggCCGCGCCATCTGTACTCGGACAACGGTACTAATCTGAGGGGCGCCGACACAGAGTTGCGTCGGTCAATGGAGGCGCTAGATATGGACGTTCTAAAAGCTGAGGGGGTTAATAACAACATGGATTGGACTTTTATTCCCCCCGCCAGCCCCCATTGGGGTGGGGCGTGGGAACGTTTAATACGTTCAGTAAAGACGGCTCTCAAAGTCGTTTTAAAAGAACGAGCACCAAGGGACGAGGTTTTGACCACATTAATGGCAGAAGTTGAGAACATGGTCAACGGTCGTCCATTGGTGCACGTGTCTGTCGATCCTGCTGACGGTGAGTCTCTTACTCCTAATCATTTCCTTTTAGGGTCATCATCGCGACTCCCTCTTGTAGGAGAGTTCGATGATTCTGATCTCTACTTGAGGAAACTATGGCGGAAGGCGCAGAAGCTCGCTGACATGTTCTGGCAGAGGTGGCTAAGAGAAATCTTACCCACCCTCGTGCCTAGGACAAAATGGCTAGAGGAGCGGAAGCCGCTAAAAGTAGGGGACCTCGTTCTGGTGGTAGATCCCAACTCTCCCCGCAATATGTGGCCGAAGGGATTGATCACGCAGGTAATTCCTGGCGCAGACGGACGGATCCGTTTAGTGGAGGTGAGGACGGCTACCGGGACTTACCGGAGGTCCGCGGCTCGCATCGCTCCTATTCCCGTAAGTTTAGAGTGCTGAGTCAGCACTGGGGTGGGGAGTGTTAGCGATGCGCTcactataggtacatatgtaactagttaaagtttatttttaaggaaaagttgccatgttaaatacatacttagttacTAATACTTAAGGTTCAAAATTGTATGACATGTTATGCAAGTAATGTGCACTACGTTGCTATGCGCCGGCGGCAGTCCGCTGCTAGACGCGATCGGTTTAACTCGACCCTGTATccgaaagttaaaataaaagtttcattgtCAAGTTTACTCCTGCTTTTCATTCCTCGCGCCAGTGCCTACCATTAACACCCTCTATCAAAAAGTTGGACGTAACGATGGACGTTCAAATTAGATTTGTTAGTGGGGCGCACCACGTATGGAAAtgtctgagttatttgaacgcTTTGTTTCAAACGTGGTAAAAAGAAATATCAGTCAAGTAACAGCCGAAATGTGTTTTCCGCGATGTGCATGTATTGTTAtaaccatacaaaaaaaaatgcaatagtAGTAATATTGTATAACAATGTCTTTTAGTTTTATACGCACCGCCTACTATCTTTTCTGCTTTggcctaaggttgactggtagagaatgcctcatggcattaagatcacctttttgtacattaagtttttcttttgtgcaataaagtttaaataaataaatattgggtgATTTTCTTGATCTATAATGACTCGACACATATAAGGTATTTATAACCAGctaaaggttgactcacgctacacaggggcagggccgggccggagcttccggcgcttcgttttctatggaaagcattacgtcatcaccggagctctgtagtggcccggtgcgggctcggaccggagactagccggtcatgctatgagcaaaaatcggacttcccggagcctccgggccacccggtgactcaattcttcctttcgggtgatattccactagtctaagatctttgtccaatgtgcattgcgtctcactctctcattaagcaaaatgtcagacgcaaatacacattggaccaagatattggaaagatgaaaaaccagaataccacccttcgcaatgtgcatgctcggatgtgtcggtatatatttgccaaaataagaaggttacaaaacgtcataaatttgtttgttaaatatggatggtatagccaatacattacttggtcgggttatattttactcggcgcagagagaagttaattaacaatgactgtcaatctctatatgaaaccaaatttcaCATAAtgctacacaattctacatattgccggttttgtggaaagcaataaaaaaatagtacttatatttattttagtcacgctggctccacattttacttgagatagttgatagcgccaagaatttgttaccaattttaatagtaaatgaagtggaataaaaaaatgttcagaagaagcagagccttaagaactaaatactgccgtttcgtacatattgtcggattatcatattattgacaatgaaataaattatataacaaaagaataacgtactataagtatatataagtcgttacgtagccgcctgttgtctgcctctacatttaatcaattgtttgttttttattttcttttgtatctttttactgaggtgttccaataaagagtattctatttatacatctatctatctatctatcaacgcaaggtttattacaagcgacttaattaagtatttatttgacctatatatatttcccgaacaacgcggtatccgtgaagattcagtctttattatttacttttccatgttaggtgttactacatgaaagtcgcaacggtcgcaacacgggcgactcggatatattcctacgtcaaaattatataagttgcataatgtcttgatttattttgtgaaatacggaggtgttgcggaaatataatttagtcggattatattaaatgagatatctagtaatgttactgcttgtaaaaattattcattaatgagcatgtaggttataaattaatataaatatactatttttttctcatattcccacgtattacttttcatttcgtacgaagttatatataatgaaatatctcgttaataaatttgtagattacgggaaactatttcttttacttaatttagagtccaactgatcttctgtaaatctgcctgcagagagtacgaacatcatatttcagtgcagttattgaattactcataaaggtgcctatatttcatttgcaatctgtcgttggcgatattattgctaactgctcgcgtacgatgcattctcctgaaatagataggccatacattttttcaggctgtagagagcagcactagcatgtattataaacctgagaataacttatgcatactatgccttaaacagttttttgacaagttttcactatggcattgatgcatcaaggcgttttggttacagatggtctaacgcgaaacgaaatttcgttacctatctgcctctctgtctatcgaatatgcaagaatgatggaggcagaaaccacaatttagattttccatttcgcggtaggccccgtgtgcgttagtaacgccctctacgcagagttttgcgtaatattccctattttatgcctattattactgtaactactgaaataatacaataatactcttcgtatgttttattgttcttaaattaatgattaagacgtggaacgcataatttcgtcagggggaaggggaagcctatgtgcctctctttcgcacaaagaaagatcgcgcagtgatagagaggcgaatagatgaactaatgaagtggttcgcggttatagcccttactgtattgtagtatcgtaagtgtcaggttgtcaggaccatgatagcaatttataacgatataaatagctatcatggtcctgacatcctgacgcttactcccagttttagtaccttttttgtattatttggtacatgacatcaaaaaaattttacctcgctaaaaatcgagaaatattgaaaataatgtggtcaaaaaagttacagttagaataaactttgtatgtgcacagtggtgcagccactcaatgtgaaccgggccttcaatatagttcaacagttaatagttttggctaaaacagttatgtattttagagaagtggaaatcttgagcgtttcgggggtttgaagacacgagggttaaacaattttttctaacgactgaaacgcaacattttttatagtacatatggtactactttaccgcactagggcgttaattagcactttacgcgcctatgtcgaaaatttaaagtgccatatgtactgtaaaacgttgtatatgtgcgaatagataattggcaactcgtttcgatttaaaacactcctttcgatcgtgttttaatttactgccactagttgtgaataattgaactcgttatgaattaatgtataattaccacaccaacgccaaaaaatatttaaacttca
The nucleotide sequence above comes from Cydia pomonella isolate Wapato2018A chromosome 2, ilCydPomo1, whole genome shotgun sequence. Encoded proteins:
- the LOC133534747 gene encoding uncharacterized protein LOC133534747, encoding MAAPAPLPSASAPNNSTAIKEAAPREPAFKPVMETLTHIKATDSRVLLKVVPVRVQGPNGMVNSTALLDDGSSVSLISANLARRVGLRGNSQTLRVHGAFKDNELEYKSTKVNVDLKGMDNKVYNVKLRCVEELSLPIQTLSVLKLVNYSHLADIKHKFCTTDSEPELLLGQDNLHVVIPIQIREGKYNEPSATLTRLGWSVHGKVCVPRTVRPSRGPPSVAVHTNLFIADSGADHDTTSDECLLREIHEDVRRSFLLDSMGVTTHVRQKADDARAVAQLERSAELIDGRWYVGLPWKDEHRPMPDSRPNALTRMKGIERKMGKNPGFAERYRERVNHLLKNDYAMELINTEVTPKTYYLPHFGVDNPNKQKLRLVFDAASQVSGSSLNDYLLTGPDLLSSLLGIMLRFREHPIAVTGDIRDMFLRVKIHQDDQDALRFLWRNNPTENMKTYAMTSLIFGANCAPFVAQFVKNKNAQRFESSFPAAVDAIVNSHYMDDYIDSLPDEATAIEMVKNVSYIHRAGGFEIRNWTSNSVAVLNSVPKETLGTAAVRFKVGQQHESERTLGLIWYPADDILGFDLSLKRIPSDVLEGENRPTKRVMLRVIMSIFDVLGFLAPFTIQGRIMLQEAWRLQVDWEDFIPDQIYHKWRKWVDLLKVIKDIRIPRWYCTAARNAVRDSQSATARASEMQDCVDLVATARTSPPATHAPTHSATKCYEGVAASTSATTASSSKYSYYNNLQMHFFSDASSQAMSAVGYWRWEDNGTIYVAFIASKSRVMPIKQLTIPKAELQAALLSARLANAIGREHKLTSTRRYFWCDSSTVLHWILNKNRTYKAFEANRLGEIDDLTRVDEWRYIPTKLNVADLATRDSFDLALQSEWFKGPSFLYADESLWPKDIIPTCNEEETGECVAVVQVRDEPACIPVPDPQRFSSWLRLTRATAAVLKFIARCKGQAVEIDCAMMERAEILLLKHAQNESFGEDLARIKAHGALHRASKLLKLSPILDEHELLRVGGRIDAASDVPLDVKRPVILDGRHQVARLIVRHYHVKAAHGSQEMVVNEIKQRYWVLRLRPTVKLVTSRCMLCRIMKSKPQVPRMGDLPQARIEHHQRPFFHCGLDLFGPMEVAVGRRREKRYGVLFTCLTVRAIHIELVASLTSDSLIMALRRMAARRGWPRHLYSDNGTNLRGADTELRRSMEALDMDVLKAEGVNNNMDWTFIPPASPHWGGAWERLIRSVKTALKVVLKERAPRDEVLTTLMAEVENMVNGRPLVHVSVDPADGESLTPNHFLLGSSSRLPLVGEFDDSDLYLRKLWRKAQKLADMFWQRWLREILPTLVPRTKWLEERKPLKVGDLVLVVDPNSPRNMWPKGLITQVIPGADGRIRLVEVRTATGTYRRSAARIAPIPVSLEC